The following is a genomic window from Gavia stellata isolate bGavSte3 chromosome 3, bGavSte3.hap2, whole genome shotgun sequence.
ACTTCAGTGTAGCATCTATTTttacatgcatgtgtgtgaatGTTGTTGCTTAATATGCAACTTGTTGCTTGTCATGGAATCTGGGTCGGCTCCCTGTTACatgatttaatttattattaattaataaGTGTTTTCCAGTCCCTtctagcatttttattttcGTTGCTTATTCAACCATTTTTTTGCAAGGTAAGAAGATAGGCTGAGAAAAAGCTCTGCAGCTGACATGAGTAGTTTTTCTTGGCCTGTCAGAAGGATAGTTTAAGCACCTTATAATTGACATTGGCCTCTTCCCAATTCTTCAGTGTCTGTAACTGCAGTGCATTCAGACCACAGATAATTTAGACGCGTGTTCCCAGTGGAAGCTGTAACCTCAAACATTTGCTTCTGACGTTAGACATAATTTTCAAATTAGATCCAGATGTAACTCTTGATTGCTTTATGTCTTTAGATATTCAGATCatgtattttaattcaaaagcaTAACAGGAAGAACTTTGGATGAAATTATTAAGAAAGTCCAGCAACACTCTTCCAGGTTTCCATTATGGCAGGGTTTTCCAGAAGTAATAAATGCTTGGATTATTCTATCCTACTAACATCATACCACACCTCCTACGATAATTTCTCAGTCCCCAGGTTTCCCCTCTGTTACTGCAAAAACCTTCCCCTAGCTCAGTATTTTGTATGTTGTCCTCTTACGTAATACTGTAcagtctctccttccttcctttctcttttctgcaaaactggtAACTAGTAGAGAAATGATGAGCAGGCACCCTCTGCAACAGACTGTCCCCCTCGCAGCACTGGGAAGCAGTCTCTTTGCTCCACTAGGGCTGAGAAGCTGCGGTTTGCATTACGCTGTTTGCAGCTTGTGACCTACCACTTGCCTCTCTATTCCCTGGGATGACCAAATAGACTGTCTGTCTAGTTCCCATGGACTAAAATCTGTGGAGAACATGACACTGCTCTTACTATGTCCCTGACAATGCCCTGTAGGGAATACAGaggaaagaatgtaaaaattCAGTGTGCACAGGATTACTTCCTGTGTAGGGTCTCCCAGCTATCAGCTATGGGAATTTCGTGGGCCAAAAATAGCGTCAATGGATAGGCCTTTTCTGCACATACTTCCCACTCATAAAATGTGGTAACCACTTTTATTGTGGTATTCAAGTGACTTCAGGCTGAACTTTGCCCAAATTCAGAATCAGCTGAGCTATGTCCCATCTTTATGTTTGTATTGATGTGTAGTGCATACTATCAAAGGTATTTATGATGCAAATATAAACTAAACATACTTTTAAATGATGGCAGGTTTAAATGAAGTACTTATAtttgtatatgtgtgtgcatcTATATTTACACATGTTCTAGGTACATTCTTTTGATGGCacaaaggaagaagcagcagctatATTAGATTTGGATCTTTATATTGGAATAAATGGCTGGTAAGTTCTTTACAAgaaataaagctattttaaaatgtcagctgtAGTGAACTCACTGCTTGCTTTTAAACAATGAGGTCAAGTTTTCAAAGCTCACTAGACTCTTAATCATCTGGCAGATTTAGAATTGCACTCATTAGTCTATTAGCCATAAAAAGTTCTTAACTCACAGCGCAGTGAGTTAATCTAGTCTTAGGTCCATTCTACTACCCTCAGGTCAATCCttgtttgtaaataaataagGTTGTTGAACATGGAAGCGGTCCTCCTgagaagtgtttaaaaaatagcgTAATTTTAAGCTGCCATGTCAAATCCAGGATGCAAATGTAACCTGAGCAGCCTTAATCTACTGGTTATGCAGTCTGAATTCTCCGCAGTCATCTGGCCAAAAGCCAGCCAGCACCACTTTTTAAGTTGCATGGGTTGCCGAGGCCAGGCAAGTATGGGCAGTGGAGGAAGGGGTTCTGCATGCTTACTAAGGTGAGCCGGCTTCACTGAGTAACTCTCcaaatttgctgttttctgctaaATTTGAATTTACAggcagcacttttaaaaatgaagcaaatttTATTCACTAATGATGCAACCTTTGCTGCAAAACATCTCAACAggcaaaataattacttttatacactttttatttttttaaccgAACTCTGATTTTCTAGTTCGTTGAAAACGGAAGCCAACTTGGAAACACTGAAATCAATTCCTAGCGAACGATTAATGATAGAGACTGGTAAGATCTTACATCTTGGTCAGTTTGTGACTTAAACACTATGAGGCAACAAGATATGCTTTTATAGCGACGATAAGGCAGAATCAAGACCTAAGGAGTTTGGAGTAGAAAAAGGAGTGGCTGTTTCTCCACTTTAGAAAGCAGTTTACAAGCTCCAGAAATACTCCTTTTCAGCCTTCTGCTGGAAGGAATAAGCTGCTGTGTCAGTTCCTGACATTGCAGGGAAAGATGAAAGGGACAAATTGACAAGCCCAGATTTTTATATGTACCTAGGTACCAGAATCCTGCTtgattatcttttaaaaatctagcTTGCTGGAGATGGGCCAAACAAGGGCAATGACTACAGTCTTGCCACTGGTAGCAGTAACAGCATTTGGAAACAAGAGCTCTTTAAATGGAGTAAGGTGGAAGAATGCTTGAATACCCCTCTTGGCCTAAAGAGCAGTGATTTTAATTGACTGACTAGGGATGCCTTTTTttgttgggtggttttttttttttttttgcatggtcATTTCAATTATCAGTAACTGGCAGTTataatacattatttattttaatttctgaatctgagaaaggaaaaccaCAAACTGCCTAAATCCTTAAATTTATTTGCACGTGAAGTCCAGAGCTGCTGAAATATACAGGAAGTTTCTGTGGAATACATGCAGTATATCTAGCTATCTTTATCACGTTGGAGGCAGTAAGTGTTATGTACTactactgattttttaaaatgtaaaattggAAGTCACTGCTAGAAAGAGATGGCAAGAACTTGTGTCCGTGGAAGTAGTTGATTAAACGATCTCATGCTATTCTCAAATGATTGCATACtcttaattctttcttttttttcaaatgaaactagATGCACCTTGGTGTGGAGTGAAAAATACTCATGCTGGatcaaaatacattaaaactaCATTTCctacaaaaaagaaatgggaaatagGGCACTGCTTGAAGGACAGAAATGAGCCCTGCCATATAATGTAAGTGTACTACTGtagcattattttaaatctttcaaatctcacaggagaaaaaaaagtgtaaaagtCAGTTCACTGGAAATGTAGTATATAGAAATGAATTCAAAATTTATTGAAGCTTGTGCAAAGTGTTGCTTTATAGGCTGTGGAAAAATTTCTAAAGGCTTAATTTTCCTGTGTCGGCAACTCTGGATAAAAAGCTCCCTGAAAGTGAAACCAGTactgtttttatcttttcactTGATACATGGAGAAGGTGTTAAACCCTGTAAAGTATCCTGACTTGAACAAATTCCACTCGGTTGTTGTTCCAGTTATTGTTAAAACTGATACAGCACTGGAGCAGTGCAGCCATCCACAGAGGCGGCAGTACTGAGACACCGAGTAGGGGCCTGGGTCTGTGTTCGTATCACAGCGCCTGTGACATGAACTGCCATTAACATGAATTTGGTTAGGGtcatttcttcattctgctACTGTGcctaaaaaaatgaagatcCATAGAACACTGTGATCCTATGAAGTTTAGATATGAAGAACAGCAGTCAACAGAAGAATAGCGAAAGAAAACTCCAGGGGCTTATGGACAGAGTTAGAAAGTACAGAAACCATTTTCTGCCACTTTTTCACACGCTTCCTTGCAGAGGTGTGAAAAGCAGGGAAATGTATCATTGTTTTAGTGAAAATGTTTAGTTATCTCCATTAAATAGCACTGGTAGATGAAATGCCTTAATTTTCACAACTGTTACTGAACTCTGGTCAGTGAGTTATGCTGGTCTTCTCAGTCATCTCGTTAGCAAccccctggaaaaaaaaaggaatttaaaaatgtttcttcttgcACTGTAGTACGTGAATGAATTTTTGGCAAATAAAGCTCTCAGCTGTTACCTATCCAGATGCAAAGCCCATTTACTCGATCAGAAGcgggattatttttttttgctgtgaagtCTGTGTGTATTTCTATGAAAAGCTGTGTAAATGACCCATTTGGAACTAGCTTTTGAAATACTGCTCAGGATAGTACTGAAGAATTTTGGTATTCAGCAAGGTGTCTAAGCAAGTATTTGAGAACTGAAGggaattctgctgcttttttggaGACCTGAAGAAACTCTTAGAGACCACTAATCATGCTAAAAGCATAGTTTAAGCTGACGTAGTGACATCACGGAGTGTTCAGATACATTTTATGCTGTCGTGTTGATTTGTAAtactttgaaattttattttgtgttttaaagacGAAGTGCGCACATTAGCACGGAAgggttttttcagtattttaagacTTTCTAGGTCAGTCTGTGATCTTGGAGTAGGGGAAGGGATCAAGTGAAAACAGTTCTCTGATCACAAGTGAAGGACTCTGCTGTTGCTGAGTAAGGCTATTTCGGCAAGCCTGTATGTGTTAACACCACCTCCATGTCTTTGGCTGCTGCCTTAGTTGTAGCTTACAGAAAAAGGGTTTCGGAAACCCCAGAACTGGAAATGCACGGAGTGTATCCTAGAGTGGTACACAAATGCTATacttcagcttttgctttcttttatagAACAAAATCTTGTTTAGTTCAGccttatttcaaaattactgtcCCTTTCACATTAATTATAACCTGTACTAATTGTAGATTAGTAACCTGAGACCCTCTTAAACCTTACAAAAAATGGAAGTATGGTAACTGAGAATTGCTGTTTTGTGACTTCTCAAGTAGCGAGATCTGGTGTGAGGGCAAAGTTAGCCTCAGGCCACAAAGTATATTTAACATTCAGGGTATGTATACTGTTCGATGTAGCTCCGTTGGCTGGAGGAATTTTCcacttgtctttttttgtttggtggggtGCTGGACACCTGTCAATTTTGACGGTGATATTTCCacttaatacatatttttagaaCTGCACTACTCCCCTTggaagctatttttttaaattttaggcacaaaaggctttttttttctccttcagcgATTACATAAACAGTGTTACATCAACATATAGCATCCTACTGCATCCAAGGGGGGACAGATATGTAAGCCCTAACAAGGGtgaaattctttttgtttgttacGTATTTCTCTGTAGGCCTGATCGCACCTTGAACATCCCCTTAAATCAAGAAACTGTTTGGCTGCAAAGCACAGGAGTGGTTGTGAAATAGGGTAATTctaggaaaatatttgcattccAGTAATTGTTAAGAGCAACTTTTTCGACTCTTCCtcaaaaagaaatttaactATTGCAGAAGTTAAGAGGCAAGatccaaaaaccaaaaccaccaaaccctTCCACCAAGCTTGAGGTTCTTGCTTTTCATGAtgaagttgggttttttccctactactagaaaaaaagaaagtatgaaGCGCCTTAGGAACTGtacagaatattattttttttttccagaatgacTGATACAAAATCAAGAAAGTAAGTACTGAGAAAAGATTGTGGCTTGGTTTTGTTACTTAGTGTTAATATTATGCATCCCATTTATTTTGCCTCCTTTTCCTGGCTTGTATCAAGGCTATGGGCCTTTTAAAATTGCTCATTTAACATTTACTGCAAATATCTGAATGCATTAATCACAATTAGAGAATGGGGAAGTAGGAATAAGTTACTTTAGCAGCTACACTCTCAGATAAGGCTGTCCCTGGAATTTAAGCTTTGCCATAGACCAGTTTATTCATAGTGCAGCTTTAGCCttgaaaggctgaaaaaagaAGACCATTGATAAAGACACCCACAAAATGACACcttctttgaaacagaaagctgTTTAATTACCTCCAAACAAGAGTCAAAAGACCAAAGATGAATCTGTACCAGTGAACAACCAGTGTTCAGTGTGAAGGGAATGGCAGTTAGTGACTTAAAAGTGAAGCTTATTTGCATATCTGAGCACCTTgccctgctgctctcagcaTATGTTTTTATTCCAGGTTAATCTTAGTGATTTGTACATAGACATGCAGCAGTCTGAAGTAAATTCAGTACCGAGTTTCAGAGTCTTCTAatattaatctttcttttttagtcAAATACTGGAAATAATGGCAGCAGTAAGAGAAGATGACCCACTTGAGTTGGCCAATACTCTATATAACAACACTATTAAAGTCTTCTTTCCAAATAtataaagttgtttttcttacaCTTATTCAGCATAACTTTAGTAAATATATTGcaaaaacttcaaaattatCATATCTGCAAGTTCTTATCAATGGAAGCCAATATgtagtgcttttcttttttatggtaCAAGATtaaagctgctttgaaaaggTGGTCTGCATTTGTGCAGTTTCTCAGCCCTGTTTCCCTTTCATCAAGATTCAGGATCAATTTCAAGGATAGCCCAAGCTAGCAACTCTTGTTAATACCTGTATGCATTACAAGATGAATAGCAGGCTGCTGAGTTCAGATGTAGGGCACTTCAAGCTACTACTGGTAATTCAGAAGTGTTTAACACATCAATGGCATGCTTTACTACTTCACCAGAAAGCTTAGCAGTTTCATCTTTTGTTCCACATACGCAAATGCTGTAACATTAAGTCTACCAacctaaatttttatttatttttttaaacacaactCACTAGTTTTTAAACTATAAAGCTCTGCTAATACTGAATTTGTAAGTAAAGCTGCTTTGgttcaggcttttcttttcatatttgaCCTGCTGAACAGTCTGTTTTCACCAGTATTTTTCACTTGCATCCAGATCTTAATGATCAGGGATTACTGGTATACAGTCTTTGGCACAGCATTATCACTACATCAATTAAAGAGTGTTTTTCCAACCATCTTAAAAAcatgtgaaaacattttattccaTGTACAATAATGTACATAATTTTAAGGTGGTCATGAAAGAGACCAGCAAAAATCAGAGGTATATTTACAGTAGCACACACCACAGTAAACAACCACCATTCACAGACTCAACATTGAGATACTGCTGTTGTGCTTAAGTACAATAACTACAAAGTGATACTTTTATTCTGTTGAAGTTGATCTTAAACAAATACCTCATGGCTTAGTAAAGGACATCTTAATCACCAAGGGAGTTAGAGTCAACATTAAGAGTCTCATTCAAGTGCTGTGCCACACactcatcctcttcctcatcacTATCAGAACTGTCATTATCTtcatttaattcattttcagcatcagcagctgcttctgcaacTTGTACAGGATTTTCATTTGGTGCCACAAACCCATTGTTGTTAGAGATACTGGCATTTTCCTTGTCCTCAATATACACTTTCTGATGGCACATCGGGCAAGTGTCCTGAATGTATAGCCACTTCCGAAGACAAAGTGCATGAAAGTAATGGTTGCATGGAGTAATGCGAGCAGAGGTGGTGAACTCATGATAGCAGATTGCACAGACATCATCTATTTCATGTAACCGACTTCCTTTTACCTCTGGAagggagtttattttcttaacagcAGTCCGTCGATTTATAAAAGTCTTCCAGCCATTCTTCGCTTGCAAGTAGATGTTGAAGTATGCATGTAGACACATCATGCAAGCACGAATCTTGCTCCCCGATTCAAAAACCATTGTGTAAGCTCCATTTCCAAACATGATCACTCCAAATATAAACTCAATAATATTGCCAGTTGAACGAACATAATAGACATAGTCATCAAGTTTTTCCCATAGCACATTATAATAGCCATCAATCATAAACAATATATAAACAGTGATAGAAACTATTACTTTTAGGCAAAGCTCTACACAGAACGCCGTCACTGCAAAAAGCCACGTATTTAGTGCATAGTGGTGCCAGAGGATGTAACTGAGCAGAACCGGAAGGATGAAAAGGCAAGCGGAAACAAACAGTACAGGGAAGTGTCTGCGAAATGATGACACATGGGAGGCACTGAGAGACATCAGCACGGGGTCTGTCATTCCATGGATAAAATGCAGGACTGCTGTCAACAAAAGGCACATGTTTCGACTCAGGCGAACTAATCGTTCTTCTGGTTTCAGTCCACTTAAACCAGTCTGCAGagccaaaatgaaaaacaagacGGGTGCTACAAAACCAAGCCTTTTGTCATCCTCATCAGTTGATCCGATGAAGGCCAAGATACCAAGTCCCAAATAATGCGCTATTGAGGAAATGACAGCGCTCATGCCTAACACAGTTAGAGTCGAGTCGCACCCACTTATGATCAGGCTGCAAATCAGTTCCCAACAGTTATCCCATGATATCAAGAagactttttcttctgtgttagtTTCAGCCATCTTTACAACATATGTTAATACCACAGCTTGTGCTGTAAGTCTTGTTAGCCAGAAGACACGCAGTACAGCTGGAAACCGAATCCTTTTCCAGGTATCTTCCATCAACAGCTGTAATCCATAAATGCGATACATGTGCCTCACCAGCAGGTAAACATATCGCACCGAATAATAGAACCATTTAATTTTCGTAACTAAAATGACTGTGGTATTTAGTGTCAGAACTAGGCCTGAAATAAAAACTAGTATCTGCCGGACATTTAAAGGTAATTCAACAACCAAGCCAATTACAGGAATCAGTATATCCAGGATGATGAGTTGAGAGTATACGGACTGCACGTTTAGCAAGGTAACATATCCAATTCCAAAGGTAAGCTGAAGGATGGACAGTGCCATCCACAGCGACGGTCCTTTATGAGGGAAGATCTGAATTCCGAACGCAGCTGTGTAGTAGGCACTGTAGAAGTTTATGTGCAAAGAAGCATAGTAATTCACCAACACTGAAGTCGCAGCCAGCAGAAATGCCGAGGCAATCATATAAAACTTGAAAAGTGCTCGCTGTTGTAAGACCAGAACAACACTGGATACAAAGACACCTAAAACCAGATTGAAATCATTTAGTTCTCAGCAGAAATTCAACAACAGATTTTAACCTATTAGCCTTGGAGTTACATTTCTTTAATGTATCACTTCCCAATTAGTCACTCATAACTTTACGTTACCCTTTGGTGACCTTTTCAGAGACTAGACAAGAGGATGACTTAAATCTCTGCATTTAATACATCTGTGTACTGCAGCTG
Proteins encoded in this region:
- the RNF139 gene encoding E3 ubiquitin-protein ligase RNF139, with the protein product MAAPGPPQLPWLRLGPRLRAGLEVALRVPSLFLIDAIFNSSPLPGGSLCAALLGVLLRLLGVFVSSVVLVLQQRALFKFYMIASAFLLAATSVLVNYYASLHINFYSAYYTAAFGIQIFPHKGPSLWMALSILQLTFGIGYVTLLNVQSVYSQLIILDILIPVIGLVVELPLNVRQILVFISGLVLTLNTTVILVTKIKWFYYSVRYVYLLVRHMYRIYGLQLLMEDTWKRIRFPAVLRVFWLTRLTAQAVVLTYVVKMAETNTEEKVFLISWDNCWELICSLIISGCDSTLTVLGMSAVISSIAHYLGLGILAFIGSTDEDDKRLGFVAPVLFFILALQTGLSGLKPEERLVRLSRNMCLLLTAVLHFIHGMTDPVLMSLSASHVSSFRRHFPVLFVSACLFILPVLLSYILWHHYALNTWLFAVTAFCVELCLKVIVSITVYILFMIDGYYNVLWEKLDDYVYYVRSTGNIIEFIFGVIMFGNGAYTMVFESGSKIRACMMCLHAYFNIYLQAKNGWKTFINRRTAVKKINSLPEVKGSRLHEIDDVCAICYHEFTTSARITPCNHYFHALCLRKWLYIQDTCPMCHQKVYIEDKENASISNNNGFVAPNENPVQVAEAAADAENELNEDNDSSDSDEEEDECVAQHLNETLNVDSNSLGD